Proteins encoded together in one Campylobacter concisus window:
- a CDS encoding NADH-quinone oxidoreductase subunit B family protein, whose product MSLYQVPEDIKTANDLTAKLEHLKNIKRSFSVYRIDCGSCNGCEIEIFAAITPMWDPERFGFKLVANPRHADILLCSGPVTRQMYYPLLRAYEAAPDPKIVVAFGACGSTGGIFHDAYSVWGGIDKIIPVDVYIPGCPPHPASVIYGLGMALGIIDQKLQKKSYENDSTTPPPVEKSVMGDILFERDLQAESKRLMSYIFGRTLFEKYMDAIKASRDIHNPELAREAVVAAIKKEDDPRYAECMALLHNDVYLKYAKAGKNFAIDVDSEVWSKR is encoded by the coding sequence ATGAGTCTATATCAAGTCCCAGAGGACATAAAAACAGCAAATGACCTAACTGCAAAGCTAGAGCATTTAAAAAATATCAAAAGAAGCTTTAGCGTTTATAGGATCGACTGCGGAAGCTGCAACGGTTGTGAGATCGAAATTTTCGCTGCTATCACTCCGATGTGGGATCCAGAGCGCTTTGGCTTTAAGCTTGTAGCAAACCCAAGACACGCTGATATCTTGCTTTGCTCAGGACCAGTCACAAGACAGATGTACTACCCACTTCTTCGTGCTTACGAGGCAGCTCCAGATCCTAAGATCGTAGTTGCTTTTGGTGCTTGTGGTAGTACTGGTGGAATTTTCCACGACGCTTACAGCGTTTGGGGTGGTATAGATAAGATAATCCCAGTTGATGTCTATATCCCAGGATGCCCTCCACACCCAGCAAGCGTTATCTATGGTCTAGGTATGGCTCTTGGTATCATCGATCAAAAGCTTCAGAAAAAAAGCTATGAAAATGACAGCACTACGCCTCCACCAGTTGAGAAGTCAGTAATGGGCGATATCTTGTTTGAACGCGACTTACAAGCTGAAAGTAAAAGGCTGATGAGCTATATCTTTGGTAGAACGCTATTTGAAAAATATATGGACGCTATCAAAGCCTCAAGAGATATCCACAACCCAGAGCTTGCACGTGAAGCGGTTGTAGCAGCTATCAAAAAAGAAGATGATCCTAGGTATGCTGAGTGTATGGCACTTTTGCATAATGACGTCTATCTAAAATACGCAAAAGCTGGTAAAAATTTTGCGATTGATGTTGATAGTGAGGTTTGGAGTAAAAGATGA
- a CDS encoding proton-conducting transporter membrane subunit: MTTVYMLFLVSAVVSILLYCAPKAAVKVGFGLSAISCFYAMCHFVANMGVSDSFALMDGFLYSPKFALNPLGNFFSFVVVFIGFASSVYGMSYAEEYIKKANVGVFACLFNTFILSMLLVISADNVFCFVVLWELMTLVSSFLIIVNDGKNTLKAVMVYLGIAQIGAFCITCGLLITAYYAGSFEFSAFMGVKMPFGASAAVFILFLVGFGSKAGMWPFHVWLPQAHPAAPSNVSALMSGVMIKVALFTLVKFTLYLPLSTYFGLTILALGAASSLFGVLYALCQHDFKALLAYHSVENIGIILLGLGTGIYGVAAGNLTLAAVGFLAGCYHVVNHAIFKGLLFLCAGSVIHATHTQNMDILGGLAKKMPWTSLGMFIGIMGIAALPPVNGFVSEWFTYQGMLQGAMGEGTLVRYAFTLGVVALALTGVLVGMHLKLYAVIFAGTPRDQKIWENAKESPIGMVLGMIILMIGCVGFGLGANYIVDYIMQAVNSIAISDYKASLGAINVTSPMGSMISTPLIALVLCATMILPFIILAVMKANRDKPRETDPWACGFKYSSRMQMTGGPFTGDLRKIMQWLFRADKKVVTRNYFDAVEYHNHPKDIWWGMFYEPVIKWCVKFADKLGIVQSGYTNVYTLYILLYLCVILAVSYFLV, from the coding sequence ATGACTACGGTTTATATGCTATTTCTTGTAAGTGCCGTCGTTAGTATCTTGCTCTACTGCGCTCCAAAAGCCGCTGTTAAAGTTGGTTTTGGACTAAGTGCTATAAGCTGCTTTTATGCGATGTGTCACTTCGTTGCAAATATGGGAGTAAGTGATAGCTTTGCTCTTATGGATGGCTTTTTGTATTCGCCAAAATTTGCGCTAAATCCACTTGGAAATTTCTTCAGTTTTGTCGTTGTTTTCATCGGATTTGCAAGTAGTGTTTATGGTATGAGCTATGCAGAAGAGTACATAAAAAAAGCAAATGTTGGTGTGTTTGCATGTTTGTTTAACACATTTATCCTTTCAATGCTTCTAGTAATCAGCGCTGATAATGTATTTTGCTTTGTTGTTTTATGGGAGCTTATGACTCTTGTATCATCATTTCTTATCATCGTCAATGACGGTAAAAATACACTTAAAGCGGTTATGGTATATCTTGGCATCGCACAAATCGGTGCATTTTGTATAACCTGTGGATTGCTTATCACAGCTTACTATGCAGGAAGCTTTGAATTTAGCGCATTTATGGGTGTTAAGATGCCATTTGGCGCTTCTGCTGCTGTATTTATACTATTCTTGGTCGGCTTTGGTAGTAAAGCTGGTATGTGGCCATTCCACGTTTGGCTTCCACAAGCTCACCCAGCAGCACCATCAAACGTTTCAGCCCTTATGTCAGGCGTTATGATCAAAGTTGCTCTATTTACACTAGTTAAATTTACACTTTATCTACCACTTAGCACATATTTTGGTCTTACAATACTCGCTCTTGGTGCAGCTAGCTCACTATTTGGTGTTTTATACGCTCTTTGCCAACACGACTTCAAAGCCTTGCTTGCTTATCACTCAGTTGAGAACATAGGCATCATCTTACTAGGTCTTGGTACTGGTATTTATGGCGTTGCAGCTGGAAATTTAACACTTGCAGCAGTAGGTTTTCTAGCAGGTTGCTACCACGTAGTCAATCACGCTATATTTAAAGGTCTGCTTTTCCTTTGCGCTGGTTCAGTCATCCACGCTACTCATACACAAAATATGGACATCCTTGGCGGTCTTGCTAAAAAGATGCCATGGACAAGCCTTGGTATGTTTATAGGTATTATGGGTATCGCAGCTTTACCTCCAGTAAATGGCTTTGTTTCAGAGTGGTTTACATATCAAGGTATGCTTCAAGGTGCGATGGGAGAAGGAACATTAGTTAGATATGCATTTACACTCGGCGTCGTAGCTCTTGCGCTAACAGGCGTTTTGGTCGGTATGCACCTTAAACTTTACGCTGTTATCTTTGCAGGTACTCCAAGAGATCAAAAAATTTGGGAAAATGCTAAAGAGAGTCCGATAGGTATGGTTCTTGGTATGATCATCCTAATGATAGGCTGCGTTGGTTTTGGTCTTGGCGCAAACTACATAGTTGATTACATCATGCAAGCTGTAAATTCTATCGCTATAAGCGACTATAAAGCTAGCCTTGGTGCTATAAATGTAACTTCACCTATGGGTAGCATGATCTCAACTCCACTTATCGCTTTAGTCCTATGTGCAACTATGATTTTGCCATTTATCATCCTTGCTGTTATGAAAGCAAACAGAGATAAACCACGCGAAACTGATCCTTGGGCTTGTGGCTTTAAATATAGCTCACGTATGCAAATGACAGGTGGTCCATTCACTGGCGACCTTAGAAAGATTATGCAATGGCTATTTAGAGCTGATAAAAAAGTAGTTACTAGAAATTATTTTGACGCGGTTGAGTATCACAACCATCCAAAAGATATTTGGTGGGGAATGTTTTATGAGCCAGTCATTAAATGGTGTGTGAAATTTGCTGATAAGCTAGGTATCGTTCAAAGTGGTTATACAAATGTATATACACTTTATATCTTGCTATATCTTTGTGTCATACTTGCTGTGAGCTACTTTTTAGTTTAG
- a CDS encoding respiratory chain complex I subunit 1 family protein, which yields MQTILLMIFQVVVIVLVAPLFDGMARKLRAKLQSKQGSDFFQTYRDIIKLFRRGRTVPECSHWVFRWAPFFLFATSAAVLAAIPITYSKDTVFGAYSDIFVILYLGALLRFVFGAASMDSGNPFAATGGGREQMLGVYVEPVMIMCLIVVMLAAKTSNLVEIQEMVRTGVIGYQIPSFAVASIAFLWCMYVETGRKPFDLAEAEQELQEGVLGEYAGSDLGLVQASLILKQFAMIGLFLSIFEPWNFSNPFLAIIVFVIKTGVFYVAAVFIDNFGPRFKMTSSLRKNALGALAISFVALTLYVVGA from the coding sequence ATGCAAACTATACTTTTAATGATATTTCAAGTAGTCGTTATCGTTTTGGTAGCTCCTTTGTTTGATGGTATGGCAAGAAAACTTAGAGCTAAACTTCAATCAAAACAAGGTAGCGATTTCTTTCAAACATATCGCGACATTATAAAGCTTTTTAGAAGAGGAAGAACCGTCCCTGAGTGCTCTCACTGGGTATTTAGATGGGCTCCATTTTTCCTTTTTGCAACTTCAGCTGCAGTGCTAGCTGCTATACCTATCACTTATAGCAAAGACACTGTATTTGGAGCATATTCAGATATATTTGTTATCCTCTATCTTGGTGCGCTACTTAGATTTGTATTTGGTGCAGCTTCAATGGATAGCGGCAACCCATTTGCAGCGACAGGTGGCGGCAGGGAGCAAATGCTTGGTGTTTATGTTGAGCCAGTTATGATTATGTGCTTAATCGTAGTTATGCTTGCAGCTAAAACATCAAATTTAGTTGAGATCCAAGAGATGGTAAGAACTGGCGTTATCGGATATCAAATTCCAAGTTTTGCCGTTGCTTCTATCGCATTTTTGTGGTGTATGTATGTTGAGACTGGTAGAAAGCCATTTGACTTAGCTGAAGCAGAACAAGAGCTTCAAGAGGGTGTTCTTGGTGAGTACGCTGGTAGCGACCTTGGCTTAGTTCAAGCATCACTTATATTAAAACAGTTTGCTATGATCGGACTTTTCCTTAGCATATTTGAGCCATGGAATTTTAGCAATCCTTTCTTAGCTATTATCGTTTTTGTGATAAAAACTGGAGTATTTTACGTCGCAGCTGTATTTATAGACAACTTTGGACCACGCTTTAAAATGACTTCATCTTTACGCAAAAATGCTCTTGGTGCACTTGCTATTTCGTTTGTTGCACTAACACTTTATGTAGTAGGAGCGTGA
- a CDS encoding formate hydrogenlyase complex iron-sulfur subunit, with translation MMKLFDITEKYGKATYAYPFEPYIVPENFRGQPDYTYDLCIGCAACGIACPSNAIELKMNDEQTRLVWQFDCGRCIFCGRCDEVCPTGAVRLSDSFELAVKFDKSALIQRGELEMQTCKCCGKPFTPKRLINFTLEKLGTANLLPGRLEEAKEYLFICPECKKNQSAERLTKGVEEAIK, from the coding sequence ATGATGAAGTTATTTGACATCACAGAAAAATATGGAAAGGCGACATACGCCTATCCATTTGAGCCATATATTGTGCCTGAGAATTTCCGCGGTCAGCCAGACTATACATACGATCTTTGTATAGGTTGTGCAGCTTGCGGTATCGCTTGCCCTAGTAACGCAATAGAGCTTAAGATGAACGATGAGCAAACAAGACTTGTTTGGCAGTTTGACTGTGGTCGTTGCATATTCTGCGGACGCTGCGATGAGGTTTGCCCAACTGGAGCTGTAAGACTTAGCGATAGCTTTGAGCTTGCGGTTAAATTTGACAAGAGCGCTCTTATACAAAGAGGCGAGCTTGAGATGCAAACTTGCAAATGCTGCGGCAAGCCATTTACACCAAAAAGGCTTATAAATTTCACTCTTGAAAAGCTTGGCACAGCAAATTTACTTCCAGGCAGACTTGAAGAGGCAAAAGAGTACCTTTTTATCTGCCCAGAGTGCAAGAAAAATCAATCTGCTGAGAGGCTAACAAAAGGCGTTGAGGAGGCTATAAAATGA
- the hyfE gene encoding hydrogenase 4 membrane subunit — MQTLDILAICMIVTSLAVFGLRSLKLSIIAYAIETLLLVSIFFLLSEKFNAEQLKTWAIVAFFTKVLFVPGILFWLIKKLGVVSEDEPVGGFFVSPVIAMGFSLALSMSIHPIFLKFSLIKEEIMLIAAGTVFMMGIFGFMLRNSFVKQILAYCLFENGIHLSLALMAYNSHELVELGILTDAIFAVIIMSVLAIRFYKAYDSLDTSKASNLRG, encoded by the coding sequence ATGCAAACACTAGATATATTAGCCATTTGCATGATCGTAACTTCGCTTGCGGTTTTTGGTCTTAGAAGCTTGAAACTCTCAATCATCGCTTATGCGATAGAGACACTACTTTTAGTTAGTATATTTTTCTTGCTATCTGAGAAATTTAACGCTGAGCAGCTAAAAACTTGGGCGATCGTTGCGTTTTTTACCAAAGTTCTTTTTGTGCCAGGAATTTTGTTCTGGCTTATCAAAAAACTTGGCGTAGTTAGCGAAGATGAGCCAGTTGGTGGATTTTTTGTAAGTCCTGTTATTGCTATGGGATTTTCTCTAGCTCTTTCAATGAGTATCCACCCTATATTTTTAAAATTCTCTCTTATCAAAGAAGAGATTATGTTGATCGCTGCTGGAACAGTATTTATGATGGGAATTTTTGGCTTTATGCTAAGAAACTCATTTGTAAAACAAATTCTAGCTTACTGCTTGTTTGAAAACGGTATCCACCTAAGCCTTGCTCTAATGGCTTACAACTCACATGAGCTAGTTGAGCTTGGAATTTTAACAGATGCGATATTTGCTGTTATTATCATGAGCGTTCTAGCGATTAGATTTTATAAAGCTTATGATAGCTTAGATACTTCTAAAGCTTCAAATTTAAGGGGTTAG
- a CDS encoding formate hydrogenlyase maturation HycH family protein, producing MIQVYKLTKRHMDDNEKLPRELKEIKIFSTCVGHGVGTIDFSEKILELSDEEFDEMIKNSGEYVKFKIGNLSKYFEVEIFAEHIARLLPQLCECKLKEILANLKEGYIVLRKDF from the coding sequence ATGATACAAGTTTATAAGCTTACAAAAAGGCATATGGACGACAACGAGAAGCTTCCACGTGAGCTAAAGGAGATAAAAATTTTCTCCACTTGCGTGGGACATGGTGTTGGTACGATTGATTTTAGCGAGAAGATCTTAGAGCTAAGCGATGAGGAATTTGACGAGATGATCAAAAACTCAGGCGAATATGTGAAATTTAAGATCGGAAATTTAAGCAAGTATTTTGAAGTTGAAATTTTTGCTGAGCATATCGCTAGACTCTTGCCACAGCTTTGTGAGTGTAAGCTTAAAGAAATTTTGGCAAATTTAAAAGAGGGTTATATCGTGCTTAGGAAGGACTTTTGA
- a CDS encoding 4Fe-4S dicluster domain-containing protein has translation MKKHKFVIADSKRCIGCATCMAACFKSAYERGKLSRARLSVLREASGVMPTQCRQCDDGPCANVCPTGALRFNDNCIELHEEICIGCKMCTIACPYGAISSSAELMPSVNYAVEPKYYLEVESQSGAKNIAVKCDMCFGRENGPACVDVCPTSALIMVDPEEGKHKLGKRIDYEAANKFATKILNGQGA, from the coding sequence ATGAAAAAACATAAATTTGTGATTGCCGATTCTAAACGCTGCATAGGATGTGCGACCTGTATGGCTGCATGTTTTAAAAGTGCTTATGAACGCGGCAAACTATCACGTGCAAGGCTAAGCGTCTTAAGAGAAGCTAGCGGTGTTATGCCGACTCAGTGCAGACAATGCGACGATGGCCCTTGCGCAAATGTATGCCCAACTGGAGCGTTGCGATTTAACGATAATTGCATCGAGCTTCACGAGGAAATTTGTATAGGTTGCAAGATGTGCACGATCGCTTGCCCTTATGGTGCGATAAGCTCAAGTGCAGAGCTTATGCCTTCAGTAAATTACGCTGTCGAGCCAAAATACTATCTTGAAGTAGAGTCTCAATCAGGCGCAAAAAACATCGCAGTAAAATGTGATATGTGCTTTGGCCGTGAAAATGGACCAGCTTGCGTTGATGTATGCCCAACAAGCGCTCTTATAATGGTAGATCCAGAAGAGGGCAAACATAAGCTTGGCAAGAGGATAGACTACGAAGCAGCGAATAAATTTGCTACTAAAATTTTAAACGGACAAGGAGCATAA
- a CDS encoding hydrogenase 3 maturation endopeptidase HyCI has translation MKKAILCIGNPMRGDDDVGNEVGRIVEQELKEWKVFFGQDVPENEFSAIREFAPDILIVVDAMSGFDEDKIEFFDLSDDRDYIYSTHNLPTPVLLSYLRKICPKTLFLGISVLLENVLDFEEGLSEQAKKSARKAFLRIVEIDKNLVG, from the coding sequence ATGAAAAAGGCCATCCTTTGCATCGGTAATCCTATGCGTGGCGATGATGATGTGGGCAATGAAGTCGGCCGTATCGTAGAGCAGGAGCTAAAAGAGTGGAAGGTCTTTTTTGGGCAAGATGTGCCTGAGAATGAATTTTCAGCTATTAGAGAATTTGCGCCTGATATCTTGATAGTAGTCGATGCGATGAGTGGTTTTGATGAGGATAAGATAGAGTTTTTTGACCTAAGTGACGATAGAGACTATATATACTCAACCCACAACCTCCCAACGCCGGTGCTTTTAAGCTATTTGCGTAAAATTTGTCCAAAAACGCTTTTTCTTGGCATTAGCGTCTTGCTTGAAAATGTCCTTGATTTTGAAGAGGGTCTAAGCGAGCAGGCTAAAAAAAGTGCGAGAAAAGCCTTTTTAAGAATTGTAGAGATTGATAAAAATTTAGTTGGTTAA
- a CDS encoding formate/nitrite transporter family protein — protein MLNPAETAQAVSSSMEHKAHTPLVSIIFLAIMAGAAIAMGDIFWAHSTVGMAEKQSIGLSNFIGGITFSCGLMMVVFYGGHLFTSSVLSGVSAYEGKLPLGKTISYWVIVWIFNFVGGALIAYMYYYSGLPLKYDGYILQHFVPAAIGKITAPFHELFLRGIFCNVFVCMSIWTATSESNLSGKFFAIMWMIGAFVACSMEHCVANMFIITEAIISKAHYIAASGGDINAAAALLHTTADKLDVINWTNFLSKNLLPVTLGNICGGLFFVGLVGFMANKFDMKKKA, from the coding sequence ATGTTAAATCCGGCAGAAACCGCTCAAGCGGTGTCAAGTTCTATGGAGCACAAAGCTCATACGCCACTTGTAAGCATTATCTTCCTTGCTATCATGGCTGGAGCTGCTATTGCAATGGGTGATATCTTTTGGGCTCACTCAACAGTTGGTATGGCTGAAAAACAGTCTATCGGTCTTTCAAATTTCATCGGTGGTATCACATTTAGCTGCGGCCTCATGATGGTTGTATTTTATGGCGGTCACCTATTTACTAGCTCTGTTTTAAGCGGCGTTAGTGCGTATGAGGGTAAATTGCCACTTGGCAAAACCATAAGCTACTGGGTAATCGTTTGGATATTTAACTTCGTTGGCGGTGCATTGATTGCTTATATGTACTACTACTCTGGTTTGCCACTAAAATACGACGGCTACATCTTGCAACACTTCGTGCCAGCAGCTATTGGCAAGATCACAGCACCATTTCATGAGCTATTTCTCCGTGGTATCTTTTGTAACGTCTTTGTTTGTATGTCTATCTGGACTGCGACAAGCGAGAGCAACCTATCTGGTAAATTCTTTGCCATTATGTGGATGATCGGCGCATTCGTTGCTTGCTCAATGGAGCACTGCGTTGCAAATATGTTCATCATCACTGAAGCTATCATCTCTAAAGCTCACTACATAGCAGCAAGCGGTGGCGACATCAACGCTGCAGCAGCTTTACTTCACACTACAGCTGATAAACTAGATGTCATCAACTGGACAAATTTCTTAAGCAAAAACTTGCTCCCAGTTACACTTGGCAACATCTGCGGTGGTCTTTTCTTTGTTGGTCTTGTTGGCTTCATGGCTAATAAATTTGATATGAAGAAAAAAGCTTAA
- a CDS encoding hydrogenase 4 subunit F, whose product MDSLALILILPLLGALILFLSPKNYAVLSGLHVLFSAATSVALLNNVLKVLSGGTFYSFDKFLFLDSLGCVFLVLIAVTGFIVNFYSIHYMRWELEDGHIHLSDLKKYYALSHVFIFTMTLSVICNNVAFMWAAIEATTLASVFLVAIHKDQKSTESGYKYIVLCSIGLAFALYATVLLYSATYSTLGDGEASMQFSSIMANAKNLNPDAAKLIFVFALIGFGTKAGLAPTHTWLPDVHAEGPAPISALLSGVLLKCAMLALLRYYAITAQAVGFSFVEGVMIVSGTITLFVAGFFLIRQHNVKRMFAYHSIVHMGVIAFALGVGGKFGLFAAIFHCLAHSFTKALAFCSTGNIARIYGHKDMSKMGGMVKIAPITTIMFGAAVCSLVGVPAFAIFVSEYNVFVGAITSGQYIAVALFAIALAVIFIADFAHFNMASFGEPKGVVVHNKEMSLFENLPLIALCALIIIFGVWHVDSFYTLVNNGVNIMMGALK is encoded by the coding sequence ATGGATAGTTTAGCTTTAATACTTATCTTACCGCTCCTTGGTGCTTTGATCTTGTTTTTAAGTCCTAAAAACTATGCAGTACTTAGCGGACTTCATGTCTTGTTTTCTGCTGCGACATCAGTGGCTTTACTTAACAATGTTCTTAAAGTTTTAAGTGGCGGAACTTTTTATAGTTTTGATAAATTTTTATTCTTAGATAGCTTAGGCTGTGTTTTCTTGGTGCTTATTGCTGTAACTGGATTTATAGTAAATTTCTACTCTATCCACTATATGAGATGGGAACTTGAAGATGGACACATCCACTTAAGTGATCTTAAAAAATACTACGCACTAAGCCATGTATTTATCTTTACAATGACTTTAAGTGTTATTTGCAACAACGTTGCGTTTATGTGGGCAGCTATCGAGGCTACAACACTAGCTTCTGTGTTTTTGGTTGCTATACACAAAGATCAAAAATCAACAGAGAGTGGTTATAAATACATCGTTCTTTGCTCAATCGGTCTAGCATTTGCTCTTTATGCAACCGTTCTTCTATACTCAGCTACATATAGCACACTAGGAGACGGAGAGGCTTCTATGCAGTTTTCAAGCATAATGGCTAACGCTAAAAATTTAAATCCAGATGCAGCAAAACTTATCTTTGTGTTTGCGCTAATTGGCTTTGGTACAAAAGCTGGTCTAGCTCCAACTCACACTTGGTTGCCAGACGTTCACGCTGAAGGTCCAGCACCTATCTCAGCATTGCTATCAGGTGTACTTTTAAAATGTGCGATGCTTGCACTTTTAAGATACTACGCTATCACAGCTCAAGCAGTTGGATTTAGCTTTGTTGAAGGCGTAATGATCGTTTCAGGAACTATCACACTTTTTGTAGCAGGATTTTTCCTAATAAGACAACACAACGTAAAAAGAATGTTTGCATACCACTCAATCGTTCACATGGGTGTTATCGCATTTGCACTTGGTGTTGGCGGTAAATTTGGTCTATTTGCAGCGATATTCCACTGCTTAGCTCACAGCTTCACAAAAGCTTTAGCTTTCTGCTCAACAGGTAACATAGCAAGAATTTACGGTCACAAAGATATGAGTAAGATGGGCGGCATGGTTAAGATCGCACCTATTACAACTATTATGTTTGGTGCAGCTGTATGCTCACTAGTTGGTGTTCCAGCATTTGCTATATTTGTTAGCGAATATAACGTCTTTGTCGGAGCTATCACAAGTGGTCAATACATCGCAGTTGCGCTATTTGCTATTGCACTTGCAGTTATTTTCATAGCTGACTTTGCGCACTTTAACATGGCAAGCTTTGGCGAGCCAAAAGGTGTGGTTGTTCATAATAAAGAGATGAGTTTATTTGAAAATTTACCTCTTATAGCACTCTGTGCCCTTATCATAATCTTTGGCGTATGGCACGTAGATAGCTTTTATACGCTAGTAAATAACGGTGTTAATATAATGATGGGAGCTTTAAAATGA
- a CDS encoding NADH-quinone oxidoreductase subunit C, producing the protein MRGDKFVEILKTKVKILEVTRQADDQITVLVDRNDLPLAVKTLYYDIGGFISTMIPNDERQINGCYALYYAISMEGSKMTEADDFAAEDKCFITVKTLIPGSDPTFPSVTPLVPACVWYEREAYDMFGLVAEGLPDKRRLVLSDDWPDGLHPLRKDAMDYRYRPDPVDHRDEPDAEFLFPTGDAVVDVPLGPLHVTSDEPGHFRLFCDGDEIIDADYRLFYQHRGMEKLAENRMNYDQMGYLAERVCGICGYAHAIACIEAAEKAIKLEIPLRAQAIRVICLEIERLHSHLLNIGLACEVTGNYNAFMHIFRVREYSMELAQLVTGGRKTYGNVVMGGLRRDMTNHEIKKGLEIINKLDIQISEIWDAVLEDKRQIGRWKGVGILDRQIARDFSPVGPNMRGSGFKRDNRYDHPYDFFKQIEFEVAVEHGCDVFAREMVRYKELKSSIHIIRQCFEMMPQTPIMIDPVTMIKPENFALGHDEAPRGENVHWIMQGSAQKVYRWRCRAATYNNWPSLRYQFRGNNISDAALIVCSLDPCYSCTERVTLVDVRTKKSKILTEKDLKKFCQDGGVSKKDLR; encoded by the coding sequence ATGAGAGGCGATAAATTTGTTGAAATCCTAAAAACAAAGGTAAAAATTTTAGAAGTAACTCGTCAAGCAGACGATCAGATCACAGTTTTGGTTGATAGAAACGATCTTCCACTAGCTGTTAAAACGCTTTATTATGATATCGGTGGCTTTATAAGCACTATGATACCAAACGACGAGCGCCAGATAAATGGCTGCTATGCGCTTTACTATGCTATCTCAATGGAAGGTAGCAAGATGACTGAGGCGGACGACTTTGCAGCTGAGGATAAGTGCTTTATCACAGTTAAAACCCTTATCCCAGGAAGCGATCCGACATTCCCATCAGTTACTCCGCTTGTGCCAGCTTGTGTTTGGTATGAAAGAGAAGCTTATGATATGTTTGGTTTAGTAGCTGAGGGTCTGCCTGATAAAAGACGTCTAGTTTTAAGTGATGACTGGCCAGACGGACTTCACCCACTTAGAAAAGATGCTATGGACTACCGCTACCGCCCTGATCCAGTAGATCATAGAGATGAGCCTGATGCGGAGTTTTTGTTCCCAACAGGCGATGCAGTAGTTGATGTACCACTTGGACCACTACACGTTACATCTGATGAGCCAGGTCACTTTAGACTTTTCTGTGACGGCGACGAGATCATCGACGCTGATTATCGCTTATTCTATCAACACCGCGGTATGGAAAAGCTGGCTGAAAACAGAATGAACTATGATCAAATGGGCTATCTTGCAGAGCGTGTTTGCGGAATTTGTGGTTATGCTCACGCTATCGCTTGTATCGAAGCAGCAGAAAAAGCTATCAAGCTTGAAATCCCATTAAGAGCTCAAGCTATACGCGTCATCTGTCTTGAGATCGAGCGTCTTCACAGCCACCTTTTAAATATCGGTCTAGCATGTGAGGTCACTGGTAACTACAACGCTTTTATGCACATCTTTAGGGTTCGTGAGTACTCTATGGAGTTAGCTCAACTTGTAACTGGCGGACGTAAAACATACGGCAACGTCGTTATGGGCGGCTTAAGACGTGATATGACAAACCATGAGATCAAAAAAGGCTTAGAGATCATCAACAAACTTGACATTCAAATTTCAGAAATTTGGGATGCAGTTTTGGAAGATAAACGCCAAATCGGACGCTGGAAAGGTGTAGGTATCCTAGACCGCCAAATCGCACGTGACTTTAGCCCAGTTGGTCCAAATATGAGAGGCTCTGGCTTTAAACGTGATAACCGCTACGATCACCCATACGATTTCTTCAAACAGATAGAATTTGAAGTAGCAGTTGAGCATGGTTGCGACGTTTTTGCTCGTGAGATGGTTAGATATAAAGAGCTAAAAAGCTCTATCCACATCATCCGCCAATGCTTTGAGATGATGCCTCAAACTCCGATCATGATCGATCCTGTGACTATGATCAAACCTGAAAATTTCGCACTTGGTCACGATGAAGCGCCACGTGGTGAGAACGTTCACTGGATCATGCAAGGTAGCGCTCAAAAAGTATATCGCTGGAGATGTAGGGCTGCGACATATAACAACTGGCCAAGCCTAAGGTATCAATTTAGAGGAAACAACATAAGTGACGCTGCGCTTATCGTTTGCTCACTTGACCCTTGCTACTCATGCACCGAGCGTGTTACTTTGGTTGATGTAAGGACTAAAAAAAGTAAAATTTTAACAGAAAAAGACCTTAAAAAATTCTGTCAAGATGGCGGGGTTAGTAAGAAGGATTTAAGATGA